Genomic DNA from Paenibacillus donghaensis:
TCGAAGCCCAGCATATTCTGCAGCTTGTCATCCACGCGCATCCACAAACCGCACCAGTCACTGACCTCCTCCGTCCGCACGAAGCCGGCAAAGCGCATCCGTTTCCCCAGATAATTCACGGCGTCAAACTGCTGCATCAAGGTGCCGAATTCCTGCCCCTCCAGCGTTTCGTCCGTAATGCATTTCAATGAAACCGAGCTTCTCCCCTGATGATAAATCTGACTGTCGAGTGTTGCCTTGTATTTGCCGGGCGACGTCCCGGTGATCATCCAACCTTTAATTTCGGACATAGTTAATTCCTCTCTTTCCTGAATCAATAGTTTGATCTGCGACCTGTACTGGGCCGGAGGCAAGGCATATAACGCTTTAAATGCTCTTGTGAAAGCTTCCTGGCTCTCAAAGCCGTAGTGCAAGGCAATATCGAGAATACGTTCCTCGCTATAGAGCAGCAGTTGGGCGGCAGAGCTTAACCTTCTGGAGCGGATAAATTCAGCCACACTTTTGCCGACATACTTCTGGAAAATCCGGTGGAAATGAAATTTGGAGAATCCGGCTTCTTTGGCGATCCGGTCCAGATTCAGCTCCTCATCCAAATGCTGCTCAATAAATTCAATGCTTTTGTGGATCACCTTGTAATACAGTGTGTTCACCTCCTTGGCTCTGGCTTTACTATAATACAAGGTGCCGGGCTGTTTTTTGATCATTCTTGCTCTTATGTTACTGTTCTCTCTCCTTCAGTAAAGAGCTATCCACATCATGATCCTCCAAGGATTCTGCAATTTGCTGCTTATTGAGATGCAGGACTTCATTCGTATAAGTAAACCCGATGTTATCAAGATTGGAGCCTTCCGCTTGGAGGGTATCCAACAGCTGCAAGACCCGTTCCAACTGATCTGGCTCATTGCTCTCGGTGAT
This window encodes:
- a CDS encoding helix-turn-helix domain-containing protein, which encodes MIKKQPGTLYYSKARAKEVNTLYYKVIHKSIEFIEQHLDEELNLDRIAKEAGFSKFHFHRIFQKYVGKSVAEFIRSRRLSSAAQLLLYSEERILDIALHYGFESQEAFTRAFKALYALPPAQYRSQIKLLIQEREELTMSEIKGWMITGTSPGKYKATLDSQIYHQGRSSVSLKCITDETLEGQEFGTLMQQFDAVNYLGKRMRFAGFVRTEEVSDWCGLWMRVDDKLQNMLGFDNMQHRSIKGTADWNYYACVLDIPAEADCLNIGILLSGTGAVWLDDCTFEEVGLDVPVTDSRERREDFPKEPQNLQFEA